One window of Streptomyces sp. SUK 48 genomic DNA carries:
- a CDS encoding DeoR/GlpR family DNA-binding transcription regulator has protein sequence MSRDARWKALLELLVERGRLDVEEAATELAVSAATIRRDFDQLAEQQMLVRTRGGAVVHGVSYELPLRYKTARRASEKQRIAGAVADLVAPGEAVGLTGGTTTTEVARALAVRGDLATGSPALTVVTNALNIANELAVRPQFKIVVTGGVARPQSYELIGPLADGVLGQIRLDVAVLGVVAFDVVHGAAAHDEAEAAINRLLCERAERVVVAADSSKLGQRAFARICPAHLVDTLVTDTAVDRETVHRFEEAGVRVIAV, from the coding sequence ATGTCCCGGGACGCCCGGTGGAAGGCGCTGCTGGAACTGCTCGTGGAGCGCGGCCGGCTGGACGTCGAGGAGGCGGCGACCGAGCTGGCGGTGTCGGCGGCGACGATCCGGCGGGACTTCGACCAGCTCGCCGAGCAGCAGATGCTGGTCCGCACCCGGGGCGGCGCGGTGGTGCACGGGGTGTCGTACGAACTGCCCCTGCGTTACAAGACCGCACGCCGCGCCTCCGAGAAGCAGCGCATCGCGGGCGCGGTGGCCGATCTCGTCGCGCCGGGCGAGGCGGTGGGCCTGACCGGGGGTACGACGACCACGGAGGTGGCCCGCGCCCTCGCCGTGCGCGGTGATCTGGCCACCGGTTCCCCGGCGCTGACCGTGGTCACCAACGCGCTCAACATCGCCAACGAGCTGGCCGTGCGGCCCCAGTTCAAGATCGTGGTCACCGGCGGGGTGGCCCGCCCGCAGTCGTACGAGTTGATCGGGCCGCTCGCGGACGGGGTGCTCGGGCAGATCAGGCTGGACGTGGCGGTGCTCGGGGTGGTCGCCTTCGACGTGGTGCACGGCGCGGCGGCGCACGACGAGGCGGAGGCGGCGATCAACCGGCTGCTGTGCGAGCGCGCCGAACGGGTCGTGGTCGCCGCGGACTCCAGCAAGCTGGGCCAGCGGGCGTTCGCCCGGATCTGCCCCGCGCACCTGGTGGACACCCTGGTGACGGACACGGCGGTGGACCGGGAGACGGTCCACCGGTTCGAGGAGGCCGGGGTCCGCGTCATCGCCGTATGA
- a CDS encoding HAD family hydrolase, which yields MIESIVFDIGETIIRDDRYWASWADWLNVPRHTLSALVGAVVAAGQDNAEAIRLLRPGIDLDAEYRAREAAGRGEHLDEGDLYDDVRSALSALRQAGVRVIIAGNQTARAGRLLRDLDLPADLIVTSAEWGVAKPQPEFFQRVIEVAEVPPAHTVYVGDHPANDVHPAKAAGLRSAHLRRGPWGHLWADDPKTVAAADWRIDTLMELVSLSG from the coding sequence GTGATTGAGAGCATTGTGTTCGACATCGGCGAGACGATCATCCGTGACGATCGCTATTGGGCGTCGTGGGCGGACTGGCTCAACGTCCCGAGACACACCCTGTCTGCCCTCGTCGGAGCCGTCGTGGCCGCAGGCCAGGACAATGCAGAAGCGATCCGGCTGCTGCGGCCAGGCATCGACCTCGACGCGGAGTACCGCGCCCGCGAGGCGGCAGGCCGAGGCGAGCACCTCGATGAGGGCGACCTCTACGACGACGTGCGATCCGCTCTCTCTGCCCTCCGTCAGGCGGGCGTCCGAGTCATCATCGCCGGCAACCAGACCGCACGCGCAGGCCGGCTGCTGCGCGATCTGGACCTGCCCGCCGACCTGATCGTCACATCGGCGGAGTGGGGCGTGGCCAAGCCGCAGCCTGAGTTCTTCCAGCGCGTCATCGAGGTGGCCGAGGTCCCGCCGGCCCACACCGTCTACGTCGGGGATCACCCGGCGAACGATGTCCATCCCGCGAAGGCGGCCGGCCTGCGCTCCGCGCACCTGCGGCGCGGACCCTGGGGGCACCTCTGGGCCGATGACCCGAAGACCGTGGCGGCAGCGGACTGGCGCATCGACACCCTCATGGAGCTGGTGAGTCTCTCGGGGTGA
- a CDS encoding helix-turn-helix transcriptional regulator encodes MHANTDGGVGRRIAYYRSVVRPKMTQQELANAACVALGTIRKIERGERGVSDDTLQAIADALGVDPVRLRHDRGAAHTQARDGLPALSAAIAAYDCPDDGPVRSVSELRDVVDAAVKWRLGAQYTRIVRDLPDLLTELTRAYHTAAGGERAEVAQLLVSAYRCADAAAYKLGAHDLSARLIELMRWATGAAENPLLTASVAYVRTETFFAARAHAAGLCALRQAIDTAPAPTTAVQRAARGALHMRAAVIAGRAKDTDAAALHLSDAERLAEQVKDDVYYGTAFGPDSVRIHQVSVAVSLGGDHASAALDVTHEWKPPAGLGAERRSGFYIELARAQLWAGMPDGAFESLKAARKIAPQHTRDHPWVREDASTLRRLRRADSETLTSFAEWCAAT; translated from the coding sequence ATGCACGCGAACACCGACGGAGGAGTAGGCCGACGGATCGCCTACTACCGAAGCGTCGTCCGACCCAAGATGACCCAGCAGGAACTGGCGAATGCCGCCTGCGTCGCTCTGGGGACGATCCGAAAAATCGAGCGCGGTGAGAGAGGAGTCAGCGACGACACCCTCCAGGCCATCGCCGATGCACTGGGAGTCGACCCTGTACGACTGCGCCACGATCGGGGAGCTGCCCACACTCAGGCCCGGGACGGGCTACCAGCTCTGTCGGCCGCCATCGCCGCGTACGACTGCCCCGACGACGGTCCCGTCCGGTCGGTGTCCGAGCTGCGCGACGTAGTCGATGCAGCAGTGAAGTGGCGGCTCGGCGCACAGTACACGCGGATCGTGCGCGACCTCCCGGACCTGCTGACCGAGCTGACGCGCGCCTACCACACGGCAGCCGGCGGCGAACGAGCCGAAGTAGCACAGCTACTGGTGAGCGCCTACCGCTGCGCCGACGCCGCCGCCTACAAGCTCGGCGCACACGACCTCTCAGCGCGCCTGATCGAACTGATGCGATGGGCGACGGGAGCAGCCGAGAACCCTCTACTGACGGCGTCCGTGGCGTACGTGCGCACCGAGACCTTCTTCGCGGCCCGGGCTCACGCTGCCGGCCTGTGCGCGCTCAGGCAGGCCATCGACACGGCACCCGCACCGACAACCGCAGTGCAGCGCGCCGCGCGCGGGGCACTGCACATGAGGGCCGCCGTCATCGCTGGCCGCGCCAAGGACACGGACGCCGCGGCCCTACACCTGAGCGACGCCGAGCGTCTGGCCGAGCAGGTGAAGGACGACGTGTACTACGGCACCGCATTCGGGCCCGACTCCGTACGCATTCACCAGGTGTCGGTCGCGGTCAGCCTGGGTGGCGACCACGCGAGCGCTGCCCTGGACGTCACGCACGAGTGGAAGCCTCCAGCCGGCCTCGGTGCAGAGCGCCGCTCAGGCTTCTACATCGAGCTGGCGCGCGCCCAGCTCTGGGCGGGCATGCCCGACGGCGCGTTCGAGTCGCTGAAGGCCGCCCGCAAGATCGCGCCTCAGCACACCCGTGACCATCCCTGGGTCCGGGAGGATGCTTCGACGCTGCGGCGCCTGCGCCGCGCCGACTCGGAGACACTGACGTCCTTCGCGGAGTGGTGCGCCGCAACCTGA
- a CDS encoding NUDIX domain-containing protein, with product MALLRLRRSVRAVVIDEEDRVLLCRLVVAEPAGPVVVWVAPGGGVESGESALAALRRELREETGLELDAEPPQVWRQEVVGPGRVEGYDGVINDYFLVRTASFRPRGALSDDELAAENIEGFRWWKLRDIAGYRGTDLFSPRDLATPLAALIDGGAPGSVVWIGL from the coding sequence ATGGCCCTGTTACGCCTCCGTCGTTCCGTCCGCGCGGTCGTTATCGATGAGGAGGACCGGGTTCTGCTGTGCCGGCTCGTCGTTGCTGAGCCGGCGGGGCCGGTCGTCGTGTGGGTGGCGCCCGGTGGAGGTGTGGAGAGCGGTGAGTCCGCGCTTGCGGCGCTGCGCCGGGAGTTGCGCGAGGAGACGGGGCTCGAACTTGACGCCGAGCCGCCGCAGGTCTGGCGCCAGGAGGTCGTCGGCCCTGGACGCGTGGAGGGCTATGACGGCGTGATCAATGACTACTTCCTGGTGCGCACCGCGTCGTTCCGCCCTCGCGGCGCGCTGTCCGACGACGAGCTCGCCGCCGAGAACATCGAGGGCTTTCGCTGGTGGAAGCTGCGCGATATCGCCGGGTATCGGGGTACGGACCTGTTCTCGCCGCGTGACCTGGCCACCCCGTTGGCGGCGCTGATCGACGGTGGGGCTCCGGGCAGCGTGGTGTGGATCGGTCTGTGA
- a CDS encoding DoxX family protein — MSLQIAFALTVLCVAANAFIALADYRRARFVSANAALVGVPPTAVPYLATLKLAGALGLAAGLLGAPRLGLAAGAGLTAFFLGALITHVRARVLHNIAFPGVYLLLAIAATVYFAS, encoded by the coding sequence ATGAGTCTACAGATCGCGTTCGCCCTGACCGTCCTGTGTGTCGCCGCCAACGCGTTCATCGCGCTCGCCGACTACCGCAGGGCACGGTTCGTGTCCGCCAACGCGGCACTGGTCGGCGTCCCGCCCACGGCCGTGCCGTACCTGGCCACCCTCAAGCTCGCCGGCGCGCTCGGCCTCGCCGCCGGGCTGCTCGGCGCCCCCAGGCTCGGCCTCGCGGCGGGCGCCGGTCTGACCGCGTTCTTCCTCGGCGCGCTCATCACCCACGTCCGCGCGCGAGTCCTGCACAACATCGCGTTCCCCGGCGTGTACCTGCTCCTCGCCATCGCGGCGACCGTCTACTTCGCGAGCTGA
- a CDS encoding sigma-70 family RNA polymerase sigma factor: MPITVEDFEAARPQLLSVAHRMLGSVHDAQDAVQTAWLRAAAGHGAQPVENPAGWLTTVTARICLDELRARRRRGEAPLLADAIPAEQLSADEAVLRAENVSRALLVLLERLTPPQRVAYVLHDLFAVPFDRVAQVLDGTVPGAKKHASRARQRLRSPAPAAEHRQAPDREIVEAFLAAARTGDTRAMLRLLAPDSVRDADAALLPPGARTVVTGATAIATETVRFADRIRATCPLTVNGAPAHLIAPGGHPLAVLHVGTDRGRVTRITLRPVRPADVFTARAEP; the protein is encoded by the coding sequence GTGCCGATCACGGTCGAGGACTTCGAGGCCGCCCGGCCTCAGCTGCTGTCGGTCGCCCATCGCATGCTGGGCTCCGTCCATGACGCCCAGGACGCCGTCCAGACCGCGTGGCTGCGGGCTGCCGCCGGGCACGGCGCGCAGCCGGTCGAGAATCCGGCCGGGTGGCTGACCACCGTCACGGCCCGGATCTGTCTCGACGAGCTGCGCGCCCGCCGCCGTCGCGGCGAGGCACCGCTGCTCGCCGACGCGATCCCGGCCGAGCAGCTGTCCGCCGACGAAGCGGTCCTGCGGGCCGAGAATGTCTCCCGCGCGCTGCTGGTCCTCCTGGAGCGGCTGACCCCGCCCCAGCGTGTCGCCTACGTCCTGCACGATCTGTTCGCCGTGCCGTTCGACCGGGTCGCCCAGGTCCTCGACGGGACGGTGCCCGGCGCCAAGAAGCACGCCAGCCGGGCCCGGCAGCGCCTGCGCTCCCCGGCACCCGCCGCGGAGCACCGGCAGGCACCGGACCGCGAGATCGTCGAGGCGTTCCTGGCCGCGGCCCGCACCGGCGACACCCGCGCGATGCTGCGGCTGCTGGCCCCCGACAGCGTGCGCGACGCGGACGCGGCCCTTCTCCCGCCCGGCGCGCGTACGGTCGTCACCGGCGCGACCGCCATCGCCACCGAGACCGTGCGCTTCGCCGACCGTATCCGGGCGACCTGCCCGCTCACCGTCAACGGCGCCCCCGCCCATCTGATCGCGCCCGGCGGCCACCCCCTCGCCGTCCTCCACGTCGGCACCGACCGGGGCCGGGTCACCCGGATCACGTTGCGGCCGGTACGGCCCGCGGATGTCTTCACGGCGCGCGCGGAGCCGTGA
- a CDS encoding luciferase family protein, whose product MTLASRAFAQLATWPDLRQAVPSCGQGQAVVSAKGEIVHFHSDRDVDLRLTDRAIRRLARDLKRSGVIRIVPGSPWVTLRLDAASDVDLLLTLVSVALQAQQGPPDTVDRPLMGCNDQRGKGFVKVDLGALW is encoded by the coding sequence ATGACGTTGGCCTCGCGCGCGTTCGCGCAACTGGCGACCTGGCCGGACCTGAGACAGGCCGTGCCGAGCTGCGGTCAGGGACAGGCGGTGGTCTCCGCCAAGGGTGAGATCGTCCATTTCCATTCCGACCGCGATGTCGATCTGCGGCTGACCGACCGGGCCATCCGGCGGCTCGCCAGGGATCTCAAACGCTCCGGCGTGATCAGGATCGTGCCCGGCTCGCCGTGGGTGACCCTGCGCCTCGACGCCGCGAGCGATGTCGATCTGCTGCTGACCCTGGTCAGCGTGGCGCTCCAGGCGCAGCAGGGCCCGCCCGATACGGTCGACCGCCCCCTGATGGGCTGCAACGACCAGCGCGGCAAGGGATTCGTGAAGGTGGACCTCGGCGCCCTCTGGTAG
- a CDS encoding class II fructose-bisphosphate aldolase encodes MPLAPTGELVARAVEDRSAVAAFNVITLEHIEAVIAGAEAAGAPVVLQVSENAVKFRYGRLLPLARAARAAAERASVPVALHLDHVQSDDLLRQAPGAGFSSVMYDAARLPYPDNLAATRAAADWAHSQGLYIEAELGEVGGKDGRPPLDAHAPGARTDPAQARDYVGGTGVDALAVAVGSVHAMTTRTAALDHALLKRLSAALPVPLVLHGSSGVPDAGLVEAVEGGIAKVNVGTALNIAMTGAIREFLAAHPEAVDSRKYLSVGREAMALEVRRLISVVTGAAGTAMPS; translated from the coding sequence GTGCCCCTCGCGCCCACCGGCGAGCTGGTCGCCCGCGCCGTCGAAGACCGCTCGGCCGTCGCCGCGTTCAACGTCATCACGCTGGAACACATCGAGGCCGTCATCGCCGGCGCCGAGGCGGCCGGCGCCCCCGTCGTCCTCCAAGTCAGCGAGAACGCCGTCAAGTTCCGCTACGGACGGCTGCTGCCGCTGGCCCGCGCGGCCCGCGCCGCCGCCGAACGGGCCTCCGTACCCGTCGCGTTGCACCTGGACCATGTGCAGAGCGACGACCTGCTGCGCCAGGCGCCCGGCGCCGGGTTCAGCTCGGTGATGTACGACGCGGCCCGGCTGCCCTACCCCGACAACCTCGCCGCGACCCGGGCGGCCGCCGACTGGGCGCACTCCCAAGGGCTCTACATCGAGGCCGAGTTGGGGGAGGTCGGCGGCAAGGACGGGCGGCCCCCGCTGGACGCGCACGCGCCCGGCGCCCGTACCGACCCCGCGCAGGCCCGGGACTACGTCGGCGGCACCGGGGTCGACGCCCTGGCCGTCGCCGTCGGCAGTGTGCACGCCATGACCACGCGCACCGCCGCCCTCGACCACGCCCTGCTCAAACGGCTGTCCGCCGCGCTGCCCGTCCCGCTGGTGCTGCACGGCTCCTCCGGCGTACCGGACGCGGGTCTGGTCGAGGCGGTCGAGGGCGGCATCGCCAAGGTCAATGTCGGCACCGCGCTCAACATCGCCATGACCGGCGCGATCCGGGAGTTCCTCGCCGCCCACCCGGAGGCGGTCGACTCGCGTAAGTACCTCAGCGTCGGCAGGGAGGCGATGGCCCTGGAGGTGCGGCGCCTCATCTCGGTCGTGACCGGCGCCGCCGGGACCGCTATGCCTTCTTGA
- the cutA gene encoding divalent-cation tolerance protein CutA, with amino-acid sequence MADYFQVSTATPTQEQAVELARTVVSRRLAAGAQIIGPVISVFWHDGAFATGEEWQLLLKTTAARYPELEAHILKHHPWQNPEIAAVPIEAASAGCLEWIAANTTPVD; translated from the coding sequence ATGGCTGACTACTTCCAAGTGTCTACGGCAACTCCGACACAGGAACAGGCTGTTGAACTGGCGCGCACGGTCGTCAGTCGTCGCCTGGCAGCAGGCGCTCAGATCATCGGCCCGGTAATCTCTGTCTTTTGGCACGACGGGGCGTTCGCTACAGGCGAGGAGTGGCAGCTGCTGCTGAAGACCACTGCCGCCCGCTATCCCGAGCTGGAAGCCCACATCCTGAAGCATCACCCCTGGCAGAACCCGGAGATCGCGGCAGTACCGATCGAAGCAGCATCCGCAGGCTGCCTGGAGTGGATCGCCGCGAACACGACACCGGTGGACTAG
- a CDS encoding methyltransferase has product MTTPWGEVELARFPEDPRDRLRAWDASDAYLLRHLAAENVPLTGEVVVLGDRWGALVTALAEHRPTQVTDSFLGQEASRANLARAGVEPGAVQLLTTQDEPPERVDVLLVRVPKSLALLEDQLLRLAPAVHPGTVVIGTGMVKEIHTSTLQLFERILGPTRTSLAQQKARLIFCAPDPARERPANPWPHRYDLPAGVGAISGRPVVNHAGVFCADRLDIGTRFLLRHLPGPGPARVVDLGCGNGVVGTAVALADPAAEVLFVDESFQAVAAAEATYKANGVPGHAEFRVGDGLTGVAPDSVDLVLNNPPFHSHQATTDATARRMFTGARRALRAGGELLVIGNRHLGYHVTLKRVFGNCELVAGDPKFVLLRAVKKA; this is encoded by the coding sequence ATGACGACACCGTGGGGCGAGGTCGAGCTGGCCCGCTTCCCCGAGGACCCTCGCGACCGGCTGCGTGCCTGGGACGCCTCCGACGCGTATCTGCTGCGCCATCTGGCGGCGGAGAACGTGCCGCTGACCGGCGAGGTGGTGGTGCTCGGGGACCGCTGGGGCGCCCTGGTGACGGCGCTGGCGGAGCACCGCCCGACGCAGGTCACCGACTCCTTCCTCGGCCAGGAGGCGAGCCGCGCCAACCTGGCGCGGGCCGGTGTCGAACCGGGCGCGGTGCAGCTGCTGACCACCCAGGACGAGCCGCCCGAGCGGGTGGACGTGCTGCTGGTGCGGGTGCCGAAGAGCCTCGCGCTGCTGGAGGACCAGCTGCTGCGGCTGGCGCCCGCCGTGCACCCGGGCACGGTGGTGATCGGCACCGGCATGGTGAAGGAGATCCACACCTCCACGCTTCAGCTCTTCGAGCGGATCCTCGGCCCGACCCGGACCTCGCTGGCCCAGCAGAAGGCCCGGCTGATCTTCTGCGCCCCCGACCCGGCGAGGGAACGGCCCGCGAACCCGTGGCCGCACCGCTACGACCTCCCCGCCGGCGTCGGCGCGATCTCCGGCCGCCCGGTCGTCAACCACGCGGGCGTCTTCTGCGCCGACCGGCTGGACATCGGTACCCGCTTCCTGCTCCGGCACCTGCCGGGCCCCGGTCCGGCCCGGGTGGTCGACCTCGGCTGCGGCAACGGCGTGGTCGGTACGGCGGTGGCGCTGGCCGACCCGGCGGCCGAAGTGCTGTTCGTGGACGAGTCGTTCCAGGCGGTGGCCGCGGCGGAGGCCACCTACAAGGCCAACGGGGTACCCGGGCATGCCGAGTTCCGGGTCGGCGACGGGCTCACCGGGGTGGCGCCCGACAGTGTGGACCTCGTCCTGAACAACCCGCCGTTCCACTCCCACCAGGCGACGACGGACGCGACCGCGCGGCGGATGTTCACCGGCGCGCGGCGCGCACTGCGGGCGGGCGGCGAGCTGCTGGTGATCGGCAACCGGCACCTGGGCTACCACGTCACCCTGAAGCGGGTCTTCGGCAACTGCGAACTCGTCGCCGGAGACCCGAAGTTCGTGCTGCTGAGGGCGGTCAAGAAGGCATAG